In Zingiber officinale cultivar Zhangliang chromosome 1A, Zo_v1.1, whole genome shotgun sequence, a genomic segment contains:
- the LOC121996672 gene encoding 7-deoxyloganetin glucosyltransferase-like: MFVSIRGKQDQDMERSTKAHLVCMAAPAQGHINSMLNLAKVLHSKGFFITFVNTEFVHRRFLKNPESLSSLDGLPDFRFASIPDGISPSNDGDEHKQDIPNYSLAIKNNCPAPFLKLLSAINDPNSGVPPVNCVISDCFASFTLNATAKLGIPNVFYCPSSVCGFLDFYYCKELMERGIIPLKSEDDLTNGYLDTVIDRRPGMIEVRMRDLTSFVRTTNREDILLNLIIDETHASHQATAIIFNSFSELESPLLNACSSMLPPVFDIGPMCLLSQYIPNDSSITSFGRLNLWKEDFGCVEWLDEKEPGSVLYVNFGSMANLTSEQLLEFAWGLASLLPQEFSEMTKGRSFITNWCPQQRVLSHAAVGGFLTHCGWNSTTESISAGVPMICWPFFADQQINCRYICSVWGIGMEINEDVKREEVARLIEKLMRGQKGKEMKKKAMEWKEKAFEAAKPGGGSWINLERLIKEIITKE; encoded by the exons ATGTTTGTTTCTATCCGAGGCAAACAAGACCAAGACATGGAGCGCTCAACCAAAGCTCATCTCGTGTGCATGGCAGCCCCTGCTCAAGGCCACATCAACTCCATGCTCAACCTCGCCAAAGTCCTCCACTCCAAGGGCTTCTTCATCACCTTTGTCAACACCGAGTTCGTCCACCGTCGTTTCCTCAAGAATCCCGAATCACTCTCCTCCCTCGACGGCCTCCCTGACTTCCGCTTCGCCAGCATCCCCGACGGGATCTCGCCCTCCAACGACGGCGACGAACACAAACAAGACATTCCTAATTACAGTCTAGCAATCAAAAACAACTGCCCTGCTCCATTTCTCAAGCTTTTATCTGCAATAAACGATCCGAACTCTGGAGTGCCGCCCGTTAATTGCGTGATCTCAGACTGCTTCGCCAGCTTTACCCTTAATGCCACCGCCAAATTGGGGATCCCTAATGTATTTTACTGCCCATCTAGCGTGTGTGGCTTCTTGGACTTCTACTACTGCAAGGAGTTGATGGAGAGGGGAATCATCCCATTGAAAA GCGAAGATGATCTTACAAATGGTTACCTGGATACCGTCATTGATCGGAGACCAGGCATGATAGAAGTCCGAATGAGAGACTTGACAAGTTTCGTACGAACCACCAACCGAGAGGACATATTGCTCAACCTTATCATTGATGAGACTCATGCTTCTCACCAAGCCACGGCAATCATCTTCAACTCGTTCTCTGAATTAGAATCACCACTGCTTAATGCATGCTCATCGATGCTACCTCCAGTGTTCGACATCGGCCCCATGTGCCTGCTTTCTCAGTACATTCCCAATGATTCATCAATCACATCGTTCGGTAGATTAAACCTGTGGAAAGAGGACTTTGGTTGCGTGGAATGGTTAGACGAGAAGGAACCGGGTTCTGTGTTGTATGTCAACTTTGGTAGTATGGCAAACTTGACGAGTGAACAGCTCTTGGAGTTCGCATGGGGTCTGGCCt CGTTGTTGCCACAAGAGTTCTCAGAGATGACCAAAGGAAGGAGCTTCATTACAAACTGGTGCCCGCAACAGAGAGTGTTGTCTCATGCCGCAGTTGGAGGTTTCTTGACCCACTGCGGATGGAATTCTACAACGGAGAGCATTTCCGCAGGGGTTCCCATGATCTGTTGGCCATTCTTTGCGGATCAGCAAATAAATTGCAGGTACATATGCTCGGTTTGGGGCATTGGGATGGAGATTAATGAAGATGTAAAGAGGGAAGAGGTGGCGAGATTAATCGAGAAGCTGATGAGAGGGCAGAAggggaaggagatgaagaagaaagcaatgGAATGGAAAGAGAAAGCATTTGAGGCAGCCAAACCTGGTGGTGGATCTTGGATAAATTTAGAGAGGCTCATCAAGGAGATAATTACAAAAGAGTGA